Proteins found in one Miscanthus floridulus cultivar M001 chromosome 4, ASM1932011v1, whole genome shotgun sequence genomic segment:
- the LOC136550684 gene encoding uncharacterized protein, whose product MRLLNPSLEESKRDELEQFSNWVLAIGDGTAPAERKGDECEASWVTIPDGLLIHTDGDKIAAIVFEVYPDFLMNYNNPEYLASRAIVCPNNITVDEINDFIVSLIPGYSVHYLSCDTISKSSEHIPDFDVLYPTEFLNSINSLDSACCSA is encoded by the exons ATGCGACTTCTCAACCCCTCTTTAGAAGAGAGCAAACGTGATGAGCTGGAGCAATTTAGCAACTGGGTCCTAGCTATTGGTGATGGTACTGCCCCTGCCGAAAGGAAAGGGGATGAGTGTGAGGCTTCATGGGTTACTATTCCTGATGGTTTGCTAATTCATACCGATGGTGATAAAATTGCAGCAATAGTGTTTGAAGTATACCCAGACTTTTTGATGAACTACAATAATCCTGAATATTTGGCTTCACGTGCTATTGTCTGCCCAAATAACATTACTGTTGACGAGATTAATGATTTCATTGTCTCGCTCATCCCTGGTTATAGTGTGCACTACCTAAGCTGTGACACTATATCGAAATCGTCTGAACACATACCAGATTTTGATGTGCTCTACCCTACTGAGTTTCTGAATTCTATCAAT AGCTTGGACAGCGCTTGCTGCAGTGCATAA